ttgaccacactAGTTGTAAATATGCTAATGTTTGACTTCCCTGttagagtggaagttccttgtgggaagggaatatgtcattTTGATATTCTGTAGGGGGCTTCACatattgtaagcattcaataaataccactgactgttcaTTCCTAAGGACCTAATACAGTACATCACATCAAGTGGATGTTCAGTAAAGGGTGTTGTTTCTAGTACTGCATAAGGCAAGCACAGATCAATACTAAAGTTTCACTGTTAACCAGACAAGACCCCAAGGACACGAAGACTTTGCAACCTGAAGAGACTTAATCAGCTGGATGAGTCaggagtacttactgagtactagctgtgttaggcacttgggagagtacacagccaTCTCCAAAcctcatgtatttatttttaccCTTCCTAAGCACTCGTGTATCTATGTGTAATCAATTACATAACCAATATTTCTGGTTATTCTATTAGaaaatatttatgtctgtctcaacttgcatttctgttttattttcccaaggttGAGTGCAGTGAATTGCCCCCAGTAAAGGACATTCTCAATAAATGTCCATTACTTGTAATACTACAGCAGAAGCAAGAGACACAGTTTCCTTACAAAGACTCCCGGGGCTGctacctttttaataataataataataataataataataataataataataatagcatttattcagcgcttactatgtgcaaagcactgttctaagcgctggggaggttataaggaggtcaggttgtcccacggggggctcacagtcttcattcccattttacagatgagggaactgaggcacagataagttaagtgacttgtccaaagtcacaccttttccttttcctttccttaccCTTTCCttaccctttccctttctctccccacgaCTCAAAGCCCCACCGCAGAGTAGGCATTGGTCAGTGGTCTACTGTCTACTGGTCTAGGAAGGAGTTCTGACCGGTCACACACATATCACTTTCTCCCACTTTAGTGGCCAGTGGATGGTCTGGTGTCTTTAATAAGGACAATAGTGATTTAGTCCTTACTTTGAGCCAAAACATTATGCCAAacgttggggtcgatacaagataataagattggaTGCATCCCATGCTCCAttcggggctcacagcccaaggggtaggaagaatgggtatctgatccccatttttgcagatgaggagacggaggtccagagaggttgacttgcctgagttcaccCACTCTCCTCAATTTACACCCcctctcttggggagctcatccacccCCACGACTCACAGCTTCTAATCTCTAAGCAGTTGATTCCCAAGTCCCAGCCAGGGGAACTAACTGGGAAAACTTGGGTGCAGCCTGGAACTGGACGTCAGGAAACCTGGAAGTCAGGTTTTAGtctccattctgccacttgcctattgtgtgacatcggacaagtcacatctctgtgcctcagttttcttgtccacaaatggggataaaaagccTGTCCTTCTTCCCTGTAAGACAGTGAACCCAGTATCGGCCAGGGACTGTGAAtaatctgattatattatataaCTCCCCCAACGTTTAGCACAGGGaagttgtttaataaatatcatcatcatcagaacagAGGATGAGACTGGTCTCGACCGACCCTCCGGAGGACCAGTCCAGCCCAGACTACCCTAGCCTTCTTTCAACTATCCCGAGTGGAAGGAAGCATATCGACCGGTGTGGCCAggcaaggagggagggactgacgGTCGGACAGACCGAGCACTCACCCCTACTTCCACCCCCGCCCCGAGGaccgagggaagaagggaggaagaaatgttGGAGCTGGGGGATCCTGACCCTGTCAGGCGAGCTTGAGCCAGCCGGGAACCCCACGGAGAAGCCAAGAGGTGACAGTTTCCCCTTCCCGCCCCGGGTGGGTGCGGCTGGGCGGCCGGGACATTATTCCCCCGACTCCCGAGACCGGGCAGCCCCGGCCGCGGACCGGGAGGAAGATAAAGTCGAGGGTGAAGAGCatgaggagcagggggagagggaaggcagggaaggGCGGGCAGCCGAGAAACCGAACCTGGACAGCGGTGCGTCCTGGAGAAGATCTGGCTCCTTGCCTCCGCTTCTGCCTCAGGTCGTCAGAACAGGCGGCTCAGTTTTGCGGGGCCGAAGCACCTGGACTCTGCCGGCAGCTCGGGCTTTTTCCTCCCTTGTCAGGGGAGTGCGAGGCCTCCAGAGGGAGGCTCGGCCCGCCCTGCCCCGAGGGTCAGGAGGGTCCCTCTTGGacacctcaccccccaccccactcccggcTGGGCGCTCCTTGCCAGCGAACCTCAGTTTGGGTCTAGCAGCGTGTGGGCGGCCGTGGCCCAAACCTGCTGGCCGCCGGGGataaggctgggagaggggaagctaGAAGAAGTTCTCCTTTCAGGCGTTACCTGGAAAGCAGCCCCCAGGCTCACTCCAGAGCCCCTCGAacaagctatgtgccaggcactgtatcaatcaatcaatcaatcaatcgcatttattgagcgcttactgtgtgcagagcactgtactaagcgcttgggaagtacaagttggcaacatatagagacagtccctacccaacagtgggctcacagtctgaaagggggagacagagaacaaaaccaaacatactaacaaaataaaataaatagaatagatatgtacaagtaaaataaatagagtaataaatctgtacaaacatatatacatatgctgtgaggaagggaagaaggtaagatggggggatggagaaggggacgaggggaagaggaaggaaggggctcagtctgggaaggcctcctggaggaggtgagctctcagtagggccttgaagggaggaagagagctagcttggcggatgggcagagggagggcattccaggcccgggggatgacgtgggccgggggtcgatggcgggacaggcgagaacgaggtacggtgaggagattagcggcactgtactaagcgctcaggcactgtactaagagctgtgatgaatacaagcaaatcgagttagttacagcccctgtgccacctggggcccacagtcttaatccccattttacatataagataACTGATCTGTTGGCTGAAAAGGGGTCAGCATTATCACCAGCACCTTGGGACTCCCCTCTTAGAAGTTATTTACCACAGCGAACTGGAGGTGCTATGGCCACTGtgcagggggagatggaaagggcgggggaaggaggaggaggaagaggaggaggaggaggaccgacTTCTGGCTCCTGGTGGCTGGGAATAGTGAGAGGCCCCATCTGGGACGAGGAGGGTGGAGCGgcctgcagaagcagtgtggagggCGTGGATTGGGGCCGGGAGTGAGGGGAACTGGCTTCTCTTCCAGCTCCTGCACCTACTGACTGATcgtttgggggaagggagaggagggagggtaaaCTGTCGACAGAGCTGGAGGGCTCCAGGCTTACTGAAGGCGACTCTGTCAGCACCAGATCCGTGCGGTTTCACTGCTGGTTCAGACCCTGAGATGCTCACAGCCCCTGAGCCGTCTTCCCCTTTTTCTGACTTTCCCTTCCCGTCTCGCGCCTCAccgcttcttctttctcttcccatcGGGCCTCCTTCCTGGACTTCCCTTCAGAATGCCCCGACTCACTCTGGCCCACACACGAGCTCATAGACACTCACAGGCTCGGCCACACTAGAGGCCTCtcccaaacacacaaacacaaaacccACAGACCTGCCCATGCTCATCCACCCTCGGGCTCTGCCCCTCTGACCATGCTGGATCagttctccacccccacccccgccgggcCATTTCCGGAAACTAAGCGAGGTGCAGGAAATAGTTTGGTGGCACGGATGCAagccaggattaatcaatcagtggaaattattgagtactcacagtgggcaatgcattgtactaaccgcttgggagagtacagtacagcagaattggtaggcacgttccctgcccacaaagagctaatgaCCCTTTGAATCTGtccggtcttttttttttccaaggcctTCTGGCAACAGTGACCCAagactggggggtcagaggacctgggttccaatcctgcctttgccaattTCCTGATGTGTGAGATgcggctagtcacttaatttatctgtgtttcaatttcctcatctataaaacggggtttcaatgcctgttctccctcctacttggactgtgagccccagtgggacaggggactgtgtccaacttgattaatttgtacctaccccagcgcttagaccagtgcttgacaagcacctaaacaataaataaaacaataatcatggtaataatatcctcacaataataataataataataattgtggtatttgttgaatgcttattatgtgccaagcactgttcaaagcgctggagtagatacaaggtaatcaggttgccccatgtgggcctcacagtcttaatccccattttacagatgaggtaactgaggcacagagaagttaagtggcttgcccaaggtcacacagcagacaagtggtggagcagggattagaacccacgtcctctgactcccaagcctgtaaccaCCATCATCTCCCTACTTTACAAGTTAGGAAATAGAGGCCGAGAGAGACTAAGCAATTTGTCTGAGGTCgcagagcaggccaggggcagaactggACCTCAAACCTCAAGCCTCGATCAGATCCGGAGCATCTCCCCAGCCACATTTCTGCACCACAGTGGCCCTGGGTGGAAGAAACCCGCTTTTGCGTCCCGGGGAGTCCCGTCACTTCCTGGTTCTACATTTTGGGACTGTTTTAGCCAAATGCACTTACCAATAAAACTTATTTTCTAGTTGCTTTGCAGAGCGGAGCAGAGAGGAGCGGGCAGCGGGCCAGGGATGTTGAGGTTGTGGAAGAGCTAACCAGCAGGTCCTTGACCATCTAGAATGCCAAATGGCCGCAGAAGCTggccggggcggggagaggagcaggCTCTAAGGCTTTGATTGCTTCCTGACCAGGCGCGGGTGGagcgggagaagaagggaaaaagaggagcgGGGACCGACCAACTCAGTGACGTCTGGAGACCAGGCGTCAGGCGGGTGGGCACGGAGGCTAAGGGAGCCCTCCTCTCGGCCTGCGGAAAAGCAATCAGCTCACAATCAGCTGTGCCTCTACTACATCTGATctcgcttctctcccactacaacccagctcacatacttcgcccccctaacgccaacctatttactgtgccAAGACCTCGTCTCTGTCGTCGTCGACCCGTTGCTaacgtcctccttctggccaggaactccctcccaccttcgTATCCGGTAGATCACCacgctccccacttcaaagccctactaaactcatatctcctccaagaggacttccctgattatcctctcatttcccccatcctattctccctcccttctgccccacctATACAGTTGGGTCTGTATCCCCAAGCACTTTGACACTTTCACCGCTCAGAAGTTATGAACATGTCCTTATACTGTGCTAATTCCCCGATTTGTAATATATTTTTTACgtctgtcttcctcactagattgtaaactccttgtagagtgctctgcacacaggaagctctcgataaataccattgcttgatgaataaataccattaatttgagGATTCTCCGAGTTCGCAGTCTCCGGGACACAGAGCCCCGAGGGATCAGAAACAGAGCCAGCACCGGCCCCTGGAGAGCACCTAGAACGGGATGGACGAAACGCGAGGTCGCTGCCGGATCAGGTCTGGAgtctctcccaatctcttctcGGTCAGGTTTGGTGTCGCTCCGATCCTATCAGGTCTGGAGTTTTTCCTGATCAGTTCTGGAATTTCTCCCGATCTCTCCTCGGTCAGGTCTGCAGTCTCTTGTCGATCAGATCTGGAGCGTCTCCCCTGTCAGATTTCTGCGCCACAGTGGCCCGGGGTGGAAGAGGCCCGCTTCTGTGTCCCGGGGAGTCCCATCACTTCCTGGGGTCTTGGATCTTTCATCCACGAGAAGCGCtttccgagccccatgtgggacagggactatgtccgacctaattacctatctaccccagagcttagaagaatgtttgacatatagtaagcgcttaacaaacaccattttggaagtaccatggcctagtgaatagaacataggcctaagagtcagaaagacctgggttcaggtcctgactctgccacctgcctgctgtgtgcccttgggcaagtcacttcacttctctgtgtctcagttatctctgtaaaatggggattaagactgtgtgtcccatgctgggtagggaccgtctctatatgttgccggcttagtacagtgctctgcacacagtaagcactcaatacatacgattgaatgaatgtgggatagggactctgtccaacttgattagttcgtatctacgccagcgcttagaacagtgcttggcgtatagtaagtgcttaacaaataccaccaccatcatcatcatcatcaaaccccCGGCCCTCCTCCCTCGCCCCTTCCGGGAGCACTAGAAGTGCCAGCCCTCTGCTGCAGGCACGGAGGGGAGGATCCCTGATGggaataatattactaataattaccTCTTCTCATTGGCCACGTCCCTATCCCTGCGCCTCTCCCAAAGGTCTGGAGAGCTTCTGAGGCCAGCCCCACTGGACAAGACTGGTCAGCTGGGGTCCCACAGAGGAGTGGGGTCGTTTAGGATGCCAGGAAGGGCTGGCTGCCGgcaggaggacctgcgttctgcgCGGTAGCCCGCCTTCGGCAGGAAGGGGCAGCAGAATCGCTCTGAGTGAACTCCCTCCTGGTTGTATCACACTGCAGCCTGGCCGGCCGCGGCCTGCCAAAAATATCCCCAGCAACCCCAGCTGGGTGGAAGTGGGGGAGCTATGCTCTATGCTTctcatagtgaagcagcatgatttagtggaaagagcatgggcttgggagtcagaggtcgtgggttctaatccccactccgccactgatcagctatgtgacttcgggcaagtcacttgacttctctgtacctcagttacctcatctgtcaaatggggattaagactgtgaaccccacgtggggcaacctgattaccttctatctaccccagctcttagaacagtgctcggcacatagtaagcgcttgacaaattccatcatcatcattattattgttttattagtagtattattattatggggagggggagacacggggaagctgggaaggcctctagtgaGACTGGGGCTGCCCTAGTGAGATATGAGGGAGGGGGCTGACAGGGACAGGCTCGGGGATGTGTTTTATGGCGCTTCCGCTTCCTCCACCCCGAACCCGGTCGCCGGTGTGGGCCGCCAGGACTCTCCCGGCCCTTCCCGGACACCCTCAGATCCGCAGAGCCCCAAGCCCCGCGGCCTTACTTGGGGTAACCGGAGGGCGCGTGACTTCTCTGAGACCGGCAGCCGGGGGCCTGCGGGACTCGGCTGGGAATGGagagctcgggggggggggggggcgtgctgAGCCCCCTGCCGGAGCTCGGACAGAGGAAGAGGCCCAGGCCGCTTCCAGGCACAGGAGAcccgctcctctcctctcccccgggCTGAGCCGGGGACTTGGTCAGTCCCCCCGGCCCAGGCAGCCCCTCCGGCAGCCCGGGACAGGGCGTGGAGGGGCCCGAGGACGGTCCTCTGGGGTGGTGGCATCGGGGGTACTGATCCCCTCCAGGTGAGCGTCAGTGGAGACGACTCCACTGCTTCGCGCTCGGCAGcctggtgtgtgtgggggggactcTTCCCATCCCTCTTTCCTGGGGCTTCTAGCCTAATGACGGACTGAACGGGGACCTCTGGCGCTCTTCGaccccaccctccgccccagAAAACTGCGATCCCGGCCCGAGGCACAGCAGCGTCCCCCGGGGCTGGGAGAGCGGGGGGGAACAGGGGGCGGCCCAGCCGGGCTCCGTCTGCAGGGGCAGGTCACTCTCCCGGCCGGCGGCGGCAGGAGACAGCGAGCGTCCGCCCCAGCCTTTGGGTGGCCGCCTTCACCTCGGCGTTCCTCAGCGTGTAGACGAGCGGGTTCAGGCCCGGGGTGACTACGGTGTAGAAGACGGAGACCACCTTGTCGGCCGGGAAGCTGCGGAAGGGCCGCAGGTAGATGAAAACGCACGGCCCGAAGATCAGGCTGACCACGGTCAGGTGCGAGGCGCAGGTGGCCAGACCCCGTCCGTGGCGCAGGCGCGACCTCAGCGTGGCCAGGATGACGGCGTAGGAGGCGAGCAGGACCACGAAGCAGGCGAGGGACAGCAGGCCGCTGTTGGCCACCATTAGCACTTCCACGACAGCGGTGTCGGCGCAGGCCAGCTTGACGACCTGGGGGACGTCGCAGTAGAAGTTGTCCAGTCGGTTGGGGCCGCAGAACGGGAGGCGCAGCAAGAGCACGGCCTGCGTGGCCGAGTGCACGAAGCCCCCGGCCCAGCAGGCGGCTACCAGGCGGCGGCGCAGGAGCCGGTCCATGATGGCCAGATAGCGCAGGGGCCGGcatatggccacgtagcggtcgtaagCCATGGCCGTGAGCAGGAGCATCTCGCTGGCCCCCAGCAGGTGGAGGGCGCACACCTGGGCCAGGCAGGCCGGGAAGGAGATGGTGTCTCGGCCCCGCAGGAGGTCTTCCAGGACCTTGGGCACCGTGACGCAGCCTAGGCCTAGGTCCAGGAAGGCCAGGTGggccaggaagaagtacatgggcgctTGCAGGAGGCGCCGGGCAGCGCGCACGGACACCACAATCAGGAGGTTCCCCAGCACGATGGCCGCCAAGGCCGccgagaagaggcaggagagaagcagccgCGGCGCCCAAGAAGAGGGCAGACCCAGAAGGACGAACTCCGTCACGGCCGAGCTGTTcacccccttctcggccctgAGGGCCCTGCAGACGGGAGAGTCTGGCTCAGGCAGGGGGCACTGAGCGcagacccccccaaccccgccggcGTAGATTTAACCTGGAGAGAAGGAGTCGCcgctgcggggggtggggggaagggggacccGAGCGTCGGGCCCCTTGTTTTTCTGCCTGGGAAAGGACAGAGccggcagagggagagagagtgaaaggaCGGCTCGGGGAGAGCAGGAGAGGGTCGGGCTTGATTCCAGGGATACTGTTTCCCGGGAATCGGACTGTAGGGTCCCTGGGATTGGGAAGGGGAATGagtcagggggcggggcggggggaagtcCACCAAGGCCAGCGGGGCCACTGTGAGCCGGACAGGTCAGCCCCGAGGAATCCGTTCAGACCAGGACACCAGCACCGGCCTTCCGGGGACCCTCGGGTGGGTAGGGCGGGGCTcggtggagtgggggtgggggctacCTGTCTGACGGCCCGTGGCAGGCGCTAGGTGTCATCGGGGCCACGTTGGCTTCAGGCAGCTAAACAGGTACAGGTGCTCTTTCCGCAGGCAGGAGAGACTGTCAGACACCGTCCCCTCTTGCTTCCCCCGACCCCTGGTCCGTTCCGCTCCACTGCTCATCCCCCTGCACATTGGACAGTCCCACTGCTTCCTCCGCCCCCCCGCGCCCCGGACCGTCCCATCCCACTGCTCACCTGGACAGTTCCTctgctcccttttcccctctagacctcCCTACTGGAGGGAGTACCAGGGACGGGGGAAGAGTTTGAACGAAGTTTCCGAGGCGAGAGAATCAGAGCGAGGTCCGGTCAGACGGGGATCTGGGGAGGAACAGAGCACATGAGCACCGGAGTAGTGgacgaggagagaggaaaagaaagaagcagagagTGGCAGGGGAGCCTGAGAGATGACGTCTGGGCTAGGAGTGAGGAGggcagctgtcaatcaggtgAGCTCTTGGGCCAACGAGAACGTAGCCCAAGGATCCACTCAGAACAATAACCATTGTGTCTACGGCCTCGGCCTAGCTctgttctggggggggggggggggggggggggggcgggcagaagAATGAATAAAAGCACCCGTCTTTGAGAGATCTGCAAGTACCGTGTTTTGCCTTTTCGAACTGATGATTGGTTTGGCTCGGCTCCCTGTGCGTGAGGCCTCCTGTGTCTGGGTGTAAGAAAGACTTAGGGgataggatagagaagcagcatggagtagtggataaagcacgggcctgggtgttaggaggtcatgggttcttatcctggctccgccactggtctgctgtgtgacccgggcaagtcacttcacttctctgtgcctcggttacctcatctgtaaaatggggattgagtctgtgagccctacgtgggaccgagactgtgtccgacacgattagcttgtatccaccccagagcttagtgcagtgcctggcacttagtgagcacttagcaaatgccacaggagAGGATTAGAGAAGGGTAAGACAACTGGGATGGTCAGAGAacgagaaagcatgggcctggatattCAGAATGCCCAAGAGAAAGTTGAGGAAACAGTCTCCTAActgcgttccagaccagagaagcCATGACGACTTTTCTCGCTCCAGGGGGCTGCGCGGAAATGGACTTACTCTGCAGCAGGAAATACTTCAGGTAGACCCTTCGTGCAAAATGTAATAATTCTTGCTGCTCGCGGAGACAACGAAATCTCTGTGTTCAGAGAGTCCTGCAAAGAGGTCAGTGTGTGAGTCCCTTTTGCTTAGCAGCCATTCTTCCTGGGGACAGGGGAATTAtcgtcaatggtgtttattgatcgcttactttgtgcagagcactaaactaaaccgGGATGGACCAAATGAGACGTTAGTATCCGACCCAGCTCCAAGGTCCCGAGACCTTGCCAGGGGCCGGGGCAGGAATCTCGGTTCGGCCTTAAATCTCCTCGTCAGGAGCTGAATCTGAAGTATTTGACCTCTCGGTATCTAACTAGTCCTTCAGCGCCTTCCATCCCGGGCAACTGTGGTAACTCGATGTGAGGCTGGAGATTTCCCCGCTATTCCGATCTGCGGGGCAGAGAAAGAGCAGGAAGCAGAAATTTGTCACCATGCAGAGCCACCCAACACCACGCTAGAATgctgggcgggggggttggggggggatggcCCTGGAAAGGTCAACACCTCCCCATG
Above is a window of Tachyglossus aculeatus isolate mTacAcu1 chromosome 12 unlocalized genomic scaffold, mTacAcu1.pri SUPER_6_unloc_1, whole genome shotgun sequence DNA encoding:
- the LOC119920884 gene encoding olfactory receptor 4Q3-like; amino-acid sequence: QCSAYSKRSINTIGAEKGVNSSAVTEFVLLGLPSSWAPRLLLSCLFSAALAAIVLGNLLIVVSVRAARRLLQAPMYFFLAHLAFLDLGLGCVTVPKVLEDLLRGRDTISFPACLAQVCALHLLGASEMLLLTAMAYDRYVAICRPLRYLAIMDRLLRRRLVAACWAGGFVHSATQAVLLLRLPFCGPNRLDNFYCDVPQVVKLACADTAVVEVLMVANSGLLSLACFVVLLASYAVILATLRSRLRHGRGLATCASHLTVVSLIFGPCVFIYLRPFRSFPADKVVSVFYTVVTPGLNPLVYTLRNAEVKAATQRLGRTLAVSCRRRPGE